The following DNA comes from Myxococcus fulvus.
CAGGCGTCGCGTGTAGCCGGGCTTCTCGTCTTGCGCGGGGGCGTGTGAGGCGCGCTCGGTGAGCGTGGCGTCGAGCGCGGCGAGCGCGTCCCAGCGGCCGGTGCCGAAGCAGGTCTCCTCGCCGGTGTGACAGGCGGGGCCGGCCTTGTGGACGCGGGCGAGCACCGCGTCCCTGTCGCAGTCCGCGCGCAGCGAGACGACGCGTTGGGTGTTCCCGCTGGTGGCGCCCTTGTGCCAGAGACCTCGCGAGCGGGAGCGGTAGTGCATCTCGCCGGTGGCGAGTGTGCGCTCGAGTGCCTCGCGGTCCGCGTGCGCGACCATCAACACGTCGCCGGTGGCAGCGTCCTGGGTCACCACCGTGACGAGCCCGTTGCCCTTGGTGAAGTCCAGTGTGTCCAGGTCCAGCATCAGGGGGTCCTCGTCGCGCCCAGGCGCTCGCGAGTGATGCGGGCCAGGGCCGCGTTGGTGGCGATGCCGTTGCCGCCGAAGGCGGTGCGCTGGCCGGTCCAATCGGTGAAGACGCCGCCGGATTCCTCGATGATGGGTTGGAGCGCGGCCGCGTCCCAGGGGGAGAGCAGCTCGTCCACCATCACCTCGGCGCGTCCGGTGGCGACGAGCAGATAGCCGTAACAGTCGCCCCAGGTGCGTGACACGGCGGCGTCACGTGTGAAGCGGCGCCAGGCCTCGCCTCGCTCGGGGAACTGGGAGAAGCGCTCGTCGGTGGAGAGGACCACCGCGCGGGAGAGGTCGGATTGTGCGGAGACGCGGGCACGCTGTCCGTTCCAGAAGCAGCCTTCACCGGGAGCGGCGACGAGCAGCTCGCCCACCGCGGGGAAGTAGGCCGCGCCCACGAGGATGCGCTCTCCTTCGGCCAGTGCGACGAGCGTGCCCCACAGGGGCACTCCGCGGATGAAGGTCTTGGTGCCGTCGATGGGGTCGAGGATCCAGCGGCGCTTCGCGCCGGGGCGTGTCTCACCGAACTCCTCGCCGAGGATGCCGTCCTCGGGGAAGCGTTGTTCCAGCCACTCGCGTGCCGTCTGCTCCGCGGTGCGGTCCGCCACGGTGACGGGTGTGCCGTCGCTCTTGGTGTCCACCGCGATGCCTCCGCGGAAGAACTTCAGCGCGACGTCACCTGCCGCGCGCGCGACTTGCTCCGCCGCCTGCATCAGCCCCTGGGTCGTCATGTCGTGCTCCTGTTTCCCACGGTGTTCATCCGAAGCGACCGGAGGGGCTCGAGCGAAGCACCGTCGCTGGCGGGCAGCCCTCGGCGCTCGGACACGCGCATCGCGCAGTGAAGATTCCGGGTCATGTCGTGCCCCCGTTCTTTGCGGCGCTCGCGCGGCGCAACCGGGTGATGGGGTTCCTCGATGCGGCATCGAGGTCGGGAAGCCATCGCGCCTCGGACACGCGCATCGCGCAGTGAAGGGTCCGTGTCATGGCGTGCTCCGAATCGGCAGGCCGCTCGAGCGCAGGAGCGACTTGATGGCGCCCACCGTCGTGAGCCCATCGTGGAGGATGCCCGCCACCAGCGCCGCGTCCGCGCCGCCTCGCGTGAGCCCGTCCCTTATGTGCTCCGCGCTGCCCGCGCCACCCGACGCGATGACGGGCACGGCGACCGCGTCCGCCACCCTTCGCGTCAGCTCCAGGTCGTAGCCCGAGCGCGCGCCGTCCTGGTCGATGCTCGTGAGCAGCACCTCCCCTGCCCCACGGGCCACGCACACCTGGGCCCAGGTCACCGCGTCCAGTTCGGTCGGCTTTCGCCCGCCATGCGTGTAGACGCGGTAGCGCTCCCCCTCCTTGCGGGCATCGATGCTCGCCACCACGCACTGTGCCCCGAAGCGCTCGGCACACTCGGTCAGCAGCTCGGGCCGGGCCACCGCCGCCGAGTTGATGCTCACCTTGTCCGCACCCGCGCGCAGCGCCCGACCCACGTCCTCCACCGTGCGCACGCCGCCTCCCACCGTCAGCGGGATGAACAGCCGCTCCGCCGTGCGTCGCACCAGGTCCCAGAGCGTCTCTCGCTCCTCCGCGCTCGCGGAGATGTCGAGGAACGTCACCTCGTCCGCGCCCTCCCGTTCGTAGCGCTGCGCCAGCTCCACCGGGTCTCCGACATCGCGAAGCCCCTCGAAGCGGACACCCTTCACCACGCGCCCGCCCTTCACATCCAGGCAGACGATGAGTCGTCGCGTGAGCATCACGTCACCTCCAGGGCCACGGAGCCCTTCATGCTGAACACCGTGCCGCCATCCACCATCGCGTCCCGCAGCGCGAGCCCCAGCGCCTTGAACGCCGCCTCCGTCACGTGGTGACGGTCCTTCCCGCGCAGCACCCGCAGGTGCAGCGTCACCTTCGCGTGCTCGCAGAACGAGCGCATCCAGTGTTCGTACAACCGGTTCTTCAGCGGACCCTCGTAGAAGAAGCGTCCCCCGGCATCCAGGCACGCCTGCACCAGCGCGTCGTCCATGGGAATGGTCCGCTCCGCGAAGCGCGCCGCCGTCGCGGGAATCACCCGCTGCACCGCCGTCCCCAACGTGATCGCCACGTCCTCCATCAGGTGGTGCTTGAGGTCGCCGCGCGCATGCACCTTCAGGTCGAGCCCCGCGTAGCGCCCGAAGGTGGAGAGCATGTGGTCGAAGAACACCAGCCCCGTGTCCACCTGCGTCGCCCCGCGACCGAGCGACACCTCCACGCGCACCTGTGTCTCCTTCGTCTCCCGTGTGACGAGGGTCATTCCGCGAACTCCCGCGCGACTTCGCGCGCATCCAGTCGTCCCGTGTACAGCGCCATGCCGATGACCGCTCCGTACGCACCCGCGGCGGCCAACGCGCGCAAGTCGTCCATCGTCGTCACACCTCCCGATGCGTAGAGCCGATGACGACTGCGCTTCACCACCTCGCGCATCAGCGACAGGTCCACACCTTCCAACTGCCCCTCCTTGTGGACCGCCGTCACCAACAACCCACCGAGCGCCAGGGGCTCCAACACCGCGAGGACCTGATCCAGCGTCCTGCCACTCCCCGCTGTCCACCCTCGCGTCACCACCTCCCGCCCGCGCACGTCCGCCGCCACCACCACGCGCCCCGGAAAGCGCTCCGTCACCTCCGCCAACCACCCCGCGTCCTCGATGGCGCGCGTGCCCACCACCACCCCCGAGGCACCTCCCTCCAGCAGCGCCGTCACCCGCGCGGTATCCCGGACACCCCCTCCCACCGTGAAGGCGAGCCCTGGCTCGTGCGACGTGAGCCGCGTCACCACCTGAGCGTTGGAGCCGCGCCCCAGCGCCGCGTCCAGGTCGACGACGTGAAAGGAACGGAAGCCGAAGCCGCGCCAGTGTCGAAGCGCGTCGAGCGGGTCATCCACTCGCACCCGCTCCGCGTCATACGAGCCTCCGACGAGCTGCACGCAGGCCCCCTCGCGCAGGTCGATGGCGGGGATGGCCCTCATGAGCGCACCTCACGGAGGAACGCTCGCGCGAAGGCCACTCCCGAAGTCGACGACTTCTCGGGGTGGAACTGCACGCCCACCACCTTCCCCCGACGCACCGCCGCGGGGAAGCGGTCCTCCTCATGCGTCGTCCACGCGGTGACGAGCGACGGGTCCGCCACCCGGCACACGAAGCTGTGCGCGTAGTACACGGTCTCCAGCTTCGCTCCGGACAACGTGCTGTCCTCGTCCACCTGATTCCAACCGATGTGCGGCACCCGCCGGGCCGCGAGTCGCTGCACGTGGCCCGCGAAGAAGCCCAGCCCCTTCCCCGCCCCCTCTTCGCTCGAGTCGAACAGGAGCTGCATCCCCAGGCAGATGCCCAGGCACGGCAGCCCTCGCTCCAGCGCCAGACGCATCGTGTTCCGTCCCGGTGCCAATCGCGCCGCCGCGAGACCGAACGCCCCCACGCCGGGCAACACGAGCACATCCGTGTCCACCGCCCTGAGAGGGTCCTCCTCGACGTGAACCTCCACGCCCGGCTCCGTGGCCAGGGCCTTCGAGAGCGAGTGCAGGTTTCCAGCGCCGTAATCGAACAGGGTGACTCTCATCGCAAGGACTCCCGCAGCGCCGCGAGCGCCGCCTCGAGCATGGGCCACGGTCCACTGCCGATCCGGAGCGCATCCCCCACGCCGGTCAGCCCCTGGAAGGCCCTCACGTTCACATCCCGCTCACGCATCCGCTGTGCCACCCCCAGCGCGTCCGGCATCGGCACCATCAGGAAGTTGCCCTCCGAGGGCAGCGGCGACAGCCCCATCGACATCAATTCCGCGCGGAGATGTTCACGATTCCTCCGCGCCTCGACCACCTGGACCTCGACCCACATCGGGTCCTCGCGCAGGACGGCGACGGCCATCGACTCCGCCAACGTGGTGAGCTTGTACGGTCCACGCGCCTTCTCCACCTCCGCGATGAGCGCCAGGCTGCCCACGCCCCAGCCCACCCGCATGCCCGCGAGCCCGTAGGCCTTGGAGAACGTCCGCGTCACCAGCACGTTCTGCCGCGTGCGCGCCAGGTCCATGAAGTCCGGCGCCGAGGAGAACTCCACGTAGGCCTCGTCGATGATGACGATGCCCGGCGCCTTCTCCACCACGTGTTCCACCGCCGCGCGCGACAGCGGCGTACCCGTGGGGTTGTTCGGCGAGCAGAGGTAGATGACCTTCGCCCCCGTGGCGAGCAGCGCCTCCGGGTCCACGTCGAAGTCCGCGCGCAGGGGCACCGGCGCCGTCTTCAGGCCGTTCACCTTCGCGAACAGCGGCATCATCACGAACGTCGGGTCCTGGAACGCGAGCACCTCGCCCGGCTCCAGGAACGCGCGAAGCGCGCTGTCCAATACGTCGTCCGAGCCACAGCCCGTCGTCACGCACGCGGCGCCGACACCGAGCCGTGAAGCGAGGACGTTGCGCAGGTCGGGCGCATAGCCGCGTGGATAGCGGGACAGTGACTCCGGACGGGACTCGCGCAGCACCCGCTCCGCCGCGGGAGGCACGCCGAAGAGGTTCGTGTTGTCGCTCAGGTCCACGCGACACGGCCGCTTCGGCGGTGAATACAAGGGGATGTCCCGGAAGGACTCGCGCAGGGGAATCATGCGCCCCTCCAGGCACGCGCGGCGTCCGCGTGCGCGAAGAGCCCCTCGCTGTCGGCGAGCAGCCCCACGTCCTCCGCGAGCGCCTCGGAGGCCGCGCGCTCGACGCGCTGGTAGGTGGTCCACCGGTAGAAGTCGAGCAGGTTCAGCCCCGAATACGCCCGCGCCAGCCCCGCCGTGGGCAGCACGTGATTGGAGCCCGTCATGTAGTCGCCATACGCCACCGACGAGCGCTCGCCGAGGAAGACGGTGCCCGCGTTGCGGACCCTCGCCAGGTCCGCGGAGGGCGCGGCCGTGGCGAGCAACAGGTGCTCCGGCGCGAAGTCCGCCACGAAGGGCCACGCCTCCTCCAGCGAGGCGACACTCAGCACCGCGCCCCGTGAGCGCAGCGCCGCGGCGACAATCTCCTGCCGCTTCGCATCCTCCGCCAGCCGGCGCACCTGCTCCGCGATGGCCTCCGCCACACCCTCACCCCGCGCCACCGTCACGCACGCGGCATCCGGGTCGTGCTCGGCCTGCGCCAACATCTCCCGAGCCACCGCCTCGGGACTCGCCGTCTCGTCGGCGACGACGAGGATCTCACTCGGCCCCGCCGGCGCCTCGATGGCCACCGCGCCCACCACCTGGAGCTTGGCCTCCGCCACGTACGCGTTGCCCGGCCCGACGATGCGGTCCACCCGGGGCACGCTCTCCGTGCCGTACGCCATGGCCGCCACCGCGCCCGCGCCCCCCAACGCGAAGACCCGGTCCGCGCCCGCGAGCACCGCCGCCGCCAGCACGCTCGGGTGTGGAAACCCATCCGGCCCCGGCGGCGAGCAGACGATGACCTCCCCCACTCCCGCCACCTTCGCGGGCACCACGCCCATCAACACGCTGCTCGGGTACACCGCTCGCCCACCGGGCGCATACACGCCCACGCGGCCCAGCGGGTCGGGCCTGCGCCCCACCAACACCCCCGGCTCCGTCTCCACCTCCACCGCGCGAGGCTTCTGCGCCTCGTGGGCCCGAGCGATGTTGCGCGCCGCGCGCCCCAATGCCCGCGCCACCGAGGGCGAAAGCGACGCGAGCGCCTGCTCACAGCGCGCCCGGGGCACCTCCAACGAGGACAGCTCCGCCCGGTCGAACTGCCGCGCCATCTCGAACAGCGCCCAGTCCCCATCCAAGCGGACCTTCGCGATGAGCTCCCGCACCCGCGCGGCGATGCGCGTGTCCACGTCCCCACCGCGCTCCAACAACCGCTGACGGTCCTGACGCGAGAGGCTGGCCAGCGGCCCCCGGTACCGCAGGAACGAAGGAAGCGACATCATCACGCCACCAGCCTTTCGATGCGCGTGACGAGGATGCCCTCGCAGCCCAGCGTCTTCAGGGCGTTGACGGTGCGGTAGATGGTCTTCGCCGGCACCACCGCGTGCACCGCCACGAACCGGCCTCCGTCCAGCACGTCCACCACGGTGGGACCGTTGAGTCCCGGCAGCACCTCGCGCACCCGGGGCAGCTCGTCCTTCGGCACGTTCGCCATCAGGTAGCGCTTGCCCCTCGCCGCGAGCACCGAGCCGAGCGCGAGCTTCAGCTCCTCCAGCTTCCTCTGCGCCTCCGGCACGTTCGACTGGCACGCCACCAGTCGCGCGCTGGACTCCAGCACGGTGGCCACCTCGCGCAGGCCGTTCATCTTCAACGTGGAGCCGGTGGACGTCAGGTCCACGACGATGTCCGCGATGCCCAGGTGCGGCGCAATCTCCGCCGCGCCCGAGACGGGCACCACCGTGACGCTCTGCCCCCGGCGCGCGAAGTAGTCCTGCGTCAGCCGAGGGAAGCAGGATGCGACGCGCATGCCGTCACGCACGTCGTTGGCGTGGCCGATTCCACTCTCCTCGCGCGCGGCCACCACCAACCGGCAGCGGCCGAACTCCAGGTCCATCAGGTGCTCGAGCTCGCGGCCCGCCTCGTTCACCAGATCCCAGCCGGTGACGCCCGCGTGCGCCGCGCCGTCCGCGACGAACTCCGGGATGTCCTGCGCGCGGACGAAGATGGCCTCGAACTCACCGCCGAGCGACGCGGTGAGCGCGCGCTCTCCTCGGGCGCGGACCTCCAGGCCCGCATCGTTGAAAAGCTCACGGACCTCTTCGGAGAGGCGGCCTTTGTTGGGAAGAGCGATCTTCAGCAACATGGTGGGACCTGCGGGGGACTGCGGGGGAACGGTGGCCGCGCGGAAACGAAAAAAGGCCCGTCCGGGGGGGACGGGCCTTCGGTCGCTGCGGCAGGTGCCGGGAGGGTGGTGCGTCTAGTGGCTCACCCAGGCATGCGCATGGCGAACGGTCCCGTCGGGGCCGAGCCGATGATGCGCATGATGGGGATGCACGGAAGAGAAACGCACGGCTCCATCAGTAATGGCAAAGGTGCCCCGCCGTCAACTCGGCCTGCGTCATGCCGCTTGCAAACCCTCGACGGGGCGAGCAGGAAGCAAGGCCATGCGAGTCTCGGACGTCATCATCGTGGGCGGGGGCATCATGGGCTGCGGCATCGCCCTGCGCCTGCGGCAGGCGGGCGCGCGCGTCACCGTCCTGGAGCGCTCCATCCCCGGCGCCGAGGCCAGCAGCGCCGCTGCGGGCATGCTCGCTCCCCAGATGGAGTCGGACGGTCCGGGCCCCTTCCTCGACCTGTGCCTGCGCAGCCGCGGCCTCTACCCCGCCTTCGCCGAGGAGCTGCGCGAGCTGTCCGGCGTGGACATCGCCTACAAGCCCTGCGGCATCCTCAAGGTCGCCTTCGCCGACACCGGCGTCCATCACCTGGAGGCCACCGTCCTGTGGCAGCGCGGCATGGGCCTGCGCGCGGAGCTGCTCGACGGAGAGCAGGCGCGAGCGCTCGAGCCGAAGCTGTCCGCCCGGGCCGTGGCCGCCGCGCACTTCCCGGATGACCACCAGGTGGACAACCGGCTCCTGGTGCGCGCGCTGACGATGGCCGCCGCGCGCGTGGGCGCCGAGTTCCGCAGCGGCTACGTGCGCGGCATCGTCCACGAGGACGGCCGCGCGGTGGGCGTGGACCTGGATGGCGAGGTGCTGCGCGCGGACGCCATCGTCCTCGCCGCGGGCTCCTGGTCCTCCCTGGTCCAGGGCGCGGGCGTGGAGGCGAAGTCGGTGCGCCCCGCGCGAGGGCAGATGATCCAGCTCCAGACGCGCCTGCCGTTGCTGCAGCGCGTCCTCACCTCGGAGAAGGGCTACGTCGTGCCGCGCGCGGACGGGCGCGTCATCGCCGGCAGCACCATGGAGCTGGTGGGCTTCGACAAGCAGGTGACGGCGGCGGGGCTGGCGCGCATCCTCGACATGGCCCTGGAGCTGTGCCCGGAGCTGGGCTCGGCCCCCATCACGGAGACGTGGGCCGGCTTCCGTCCCTGGACGGAGGACAAGCGGCCCTACCTGGGCGAGGGGCCCACGCCCGGCCTCTTCCTCGCCACCGGCCACTTCCGCAACGGCATCCTCCTGGCCCCCATCACCGCGAAGCTCGTGGCCCAGGCCGTCCTCGGGGAGCGCACCACCCTGGACCTCGCCCCCTTCCGCTATGACCGGGGAGCCGCCCGGGCCCGCGCCTGAACACCTTGCATCCCACCTGCCCCATGGGCTCCGCCCGCCTGCCCGCTCTGCCTGCCAGGGTCGCCTTCTGGACCGCCGCACTGGACTGTCAACCTGCAAGTGGAGGAAGGTGGTAATTTCCCTGACTCATTCGCCATTGAAACCCGGAAACCTCTAGAATCTCCCGCCGTGGAAGCCATCCCCCCTGCACCACCCCGAATCCTCATCGTCGACGATGACGACTCCGTGCGAGACGTCATCTCGGTCCTCTTGCGTGAAGAGGGCTACAACTGCGTCGTCGCGAGCGGCGCCGAGATGGCGCTGGACGTGGCGGGCGAAGAGGACACCCCGCTCGTCATCAGCGACATGAAGATGCCGGGCAAGGACGGCCTCTGGCTCCTGGAGAACCTGCGGGAGCGACTGCCGGACACGTCCGTCATCATGCTCACCGGCTACGGGGACACGGAGTCCGCGGTGGACTGTCTGCGCCGTGGCGCGGTGGACTACCTGCTCAAGCCACCGAAGCTGACGGACCTCATCCGGGCCATCGAGCGGGCGCTCGCCAAGCGCCGCATCGAGATGGCGAGGAAGCGCTACCAGAAGAAGCTGGAGCGCAAGGTGCGTGACCGCACCGCGGAGCTGCGAAGCGCGCTGCACAACATCGCCAACACCTACCAGAACACGCTCCTGGCCCTGGTCGCCGCGCTGGACGCGCGCGAGCACGAGACGAGCGACCACTCGCAGCGCGTGGTCAGCTACACGTCCGCCATCGCCGGGCGCATGGGCATCCAGGGCAAGGAGCTGGAGGAGATCGGCCGCGGCGCGCTGCTGCACGACATCGGCAAGATTGGCGTGCCGGACGCGGTGCTGCTCAAGCCGGGCAAGCTGACGCCGGACGAGTGGCTGGAGATGCGCAAGCATCCGGAGATCGGCTTCCAGATGATCCAGGCCATCCCGTTCCTGTCCACGCCGTCCGCCATCGTGCTGTCGCACCAGGAGCGCTGGGATGGCGCGGGCTATCCGCGCAACCTGTCGCGGCAGGAGATCCACATCGGCGCGCGCATCTTCGCCGTGGCGGACACGCTGGACGCGATGACGAGCGACCGGCCGTACCGCAAGGGCACGACGTTCGCCAACGCCATCCAGGAGATCCGCCGCTGCGCGAACACGCAGTTCGATCCGGAGGTGGTGCGCGCGTTCCTCGACATCGGCGAGGAAGGGCTCATCCACATCAAGGAGGAGATGAAGAAGAAGAAGCTCCAGCTCCCCGTGGCCGAGCAGGAGGCGAACGAGGCCGAGGCGGAGCTCGCCCGCCTGACGGACCTGGACGACGAGCTGGAGACCGTCCCCGCCGCCCCGCGCTCGGGCCCGAGCGAGCCGACCGAGCCGAAGGTCACCGCCATCCGTTCGGCGACGGGCAGTGAAGGCTGAGCCCGTCGTCGGGGATTGAGATGAACAGCCGCCAGCCGGCTGTTAAGAGGTCAGGCCGCCCGTGACGATGCCCGCCCTCCAGACGGATCCACTCGCTCCGCCCCTGCTGGACGCGCAGGGGCGCCGCATGACGTACCTGCGGCTGAGCATCACGGACCGCTGCAACTTCCGCTGCACGTACTGCTCTCCCGCGTCGTGGGGCGGGAAGAAGGACCTGCTCGACGCGCAGGAGCTGGGGCGCATCGCCTCCCTCTTCGCCGCCCTGGGCATCCGCCGCGTGCGGCTCACCGGCGGCGAGCCGCTCATCCGCCCGGACATCCTGGAGGTCGCCCGGCGCATCTCCAGCATCCCCGGCATCCAGCACCTGGCCATCACCACCAACGCCAGCCATCTGGAGTCGCTGGCCGCGCCGCTGCGCGAGGCGGGCGTGGACCAGCTCAACCTCAGCCTGGACACGCTGTCCCCGGAGACGTTCCGGCGCATCTCCAAGCAGGGTGACTTCGACGCGGTGCTGCGCGGCATCGACCGCGCGGCCCAGGTCGGCTACGGCTCGCTCAAGCTCAACGTCGTGGTGATGCGCGGGGTGAACGACGACGAGGCGCGCGCGCTGGTGGAGTACGCGCATGCGCGGGGAATCACGCCGCGCTTCATCGAGCTGATGCCCTTCGGACAGGGCAAGCCCGTGCCCACCGCGGAGCTCATCGAGCGGCTGCGCGGCGAGGGCCTCGAGCTGTCACCGGAGCCCGAGGAGACGGGCGCGGCCGCGGACTCCGTCACCTCCGGCCCGGCGCGGTACTGGCGCGCGCCAGGGGGCCGCGTGGGCTTCATCTCACCGCTCACGCAGAACTTCTGCGGCGGCTGCAACCGCGTGCGTGTGGCCTCCAACGGGGACTTGAGGAGCTGCCTGGGAGGACGCGCGCAGGCGCCGCTGCACCAGCTCATCCGCGGCGGCGCCACAGACGTGGAGCTGGCGCGCGCCATCCGCGCCGCGCTGGGTGACAAGCCGGAGGGCCACCGCTTCACCGAGCCCGGCAACGGCGCCACGCTGCTGTCGATGATGGGCATCGGCGGCTGAAGCCGCGTGCCCCAGACACACGACGGGCGGGCCCGCGCGACTCGCGCATGACCCGCCCGGGTGCAACCGGAGCTCCCGTGGAGGGAGCTGCCGTGCTGGACTACTTCACCAACCGGATGGCGAACGGGTACTTGTACAGCTGACCCTCGTTCGCCTTGAGGCCGGCGATGATGGAGAACACCAGCGCCACCACGCCGACGATGGGCAGCAGGACGAAGCCGATGCCCACGCACAGGGTGATGGAGGCCACCACCGCCGCGATGAAGATGGTGATCTGGAAGTTCAGCGACTCCACCGCGTGCTCACGGATGAAGGACGACTCCTTGCCCTTCGTCAGCATCAGCACCAGCGGAACGGCGAAGCCCAGTCCCACGAAGTTGCCCAGGATGGTGCCCATATGGGCAATCAGCGCCATCGTCTTCTCGTCCTGGGTCGGCATCGGCGTGCCGGTGATGTACGAACCCACTTGTTCCCGCGGCGGAGTCTCCATGAAGTCTCCCCTCCCGATCATCGAGGGCGCGAACACCGCGCCCATGCCCACCTACCATGGCATGCACACACTCTGATTGTCACGTCTCGGACAGGTGAGGCCTGGCGTCGTTTGACGCCCTCGATTCCGGGTTTCTTGCTCAGCGATACAACTCGCTTCCCGCCTTCTTGAATTCCTCCCCCTTCGCCTCCATCCCCGCCCCCAGCGCCGCCTCCTCGGAGACTCCGGTCTTCGCGGCGTAGTCGCGAACGTCCTGGGTGATTTTCATGGAGCAGAACTGGGGTCCGCACATGGAGCAGAAGTGGGCGACCTTGGCGCCCTCGGCGGGCAGTGTCTCGTCGTGGAAGGCGCGGGCGCGCTCGGGGTCCAGCGAGAGGTTGAACTGGTCCTCCCAGCGGAACTCGAAGCGGGCCTTGGACATGGCGTTGTCGCGCGCCTGGGCGCCCGGATGCCCCTTGGCCAGGTCGGCGGCGTGGGCGGAAATCTTGTACGTGATGACGCCTTCCTTCACGTCGTCGCGGTCAGGAAGCCCCAGGTGCTCCTTGGGCGTCACGTAGCAGAGCATCGCGCAGCCGAACCAACCAATCATCGCGGCGCCGATGCCGCTGGTGAAGTGGTCGTACCCGGGCGCGATGTCCGTCGTCAGCGGCCCCAGCGTGTAGAACGGCGCCTCGCCGCACACGGCGAGCTGCTTCGTCATGTTCTCCTGGATGAGGTGCATGGGCACGTGGCCCGGGCCTTCGATCATCGTCTGCACGTCGTGCTTCCAGGCGATCTTCGTGAGCTCGCCCAGGGTCTCCAGCTCGCCGAACTGCGCCGCGTCATTCGCGTCGGCGATGGAGCCCGGCCGCAGGCCGTCACCCAGGCTGAAGCTGACGTCGTACGCCTTCATGATCTCGCAGATCTCCTCGAAGTGCGTGTAGAGGAAGTTCTCCTGATGGTGCGCGA
Coding sequences within:
- a CDS encoding HD-GYP domain-containing protein produces the protein MEAIPPAPPRILIVDDDDSVRDVISVLLREEGYNCVVASGAEMALDVAGEEDTPLVISDMKMPGKDGLWLLENLRERLPDTSVIMLTGYGDTESAVDCLRRGAVDYLLKPPKLTDLIRAIERALAKRRIEMARKRYQKKLERKVRDRTAELRSALHNIANTYQNTLLALVAALDAREHETSDHSQRVVSYTSAIAGRMGIQGKELEEIGRGALLHDIGKIGVPDAVLLKPGKLTPDEWLEMRKHPEIGFQMIQAIPFLSTPSAIVLSHQERWDGAGYPRNLSRQEIHIGARIFAVADTLDAMTSDRPYRKGTTFANAIQEIRRCANTQFDPEVVRAFLDIGEEGLIHIKEEMKKKKLQLPVAEQEANEAEAELARLTDLDDELETVPAAPRSGPSEPTEPKVTAIRSATGSEG
- the moaA gene encoding GTP 3',8-cyclase MoaA; its protein translation is MPALQTDPLAPPLLDAQGRRMTYLRLSITDRCNFRCTYCSPASWGGKKDLLDAQELGRIASLFAALGIRRVRLTGGEPLIRPDILEVARRISSIPGIQHLAITTNASHLESLAAPLREAGVDQLNLSLDTLSPETFRRISKQGDFDAVLRGIDRAAQVGYGSLKLNVVVMRGVNDDEARALVEYAHARGITPRFIELMPFGQGKPVPTAELIERLRGEGLELSPEPEETGAAADSVTSGPARYWRAPGGRVGFISPLTQNFCGGCNRVRVASNGDLRSCLGGRAQAPLHQLIRGGATDVELARAIRAALGDKPEGHRFTEPGNGATLLSMMGIGG
- a CDS encoding DUF4870 domain-containing protein yields the protein METPPREQVGSYITGTPMPTQDEKTMALIAHMGTILGNFVGLGFAVPLVLMLTKGKESSFIREHAVESLNFQITIFIAAVVASITLCVGIGFVLLPIVGVVALVFSIIAGLKANEGQLYKYPFAIRLVK